A genomic segment from Bradyrhizobium diazoefficiens USDA 110 encodes:
- a CDS encoding phytochelatin synthase family protein, protein MKRWRYASISSTVIAVGLVCAGALVVGQSHVPSDAIASSVTRAPELMERAWHLPVAATFQRHVDWQSNGSRCGPAAVANAYRSLGEAARTEGKVLAGTWSCWTGVCIMGLTLDELAKVAQTNTSRKVTVLRDLSENQFLEHLRRANDPGRRYIVNFDRARIFGAGSGHHSPIGGYFEAEDLVFVLDVNFNFQPWLVERKRLFDAVNTLDGDKKRGLLLIE, encoded by the coding sequence ATGAAGCGATGGCGCTACGCCAGTATCAGCAGCACGGTTATCGCCGTGGGTCTGGTTTGTGCCGGTGCCCTGGTGGTCGGTCAATCGCACGTGCCATCAGACGCCATAGCGTCATCGGTAACACGTGCTCCGGAGCTTATGGAGCGTGCGTGGCACCTGCCCGTGGCAGCCACATTCCAAAGACACGTTGACTGGCAGTCAAATGGCTCTCGCTGCGGACCTGCAGCTGTTGCGAATGCCTACCGGTCGCTTGGCGAGGCGGCACGGACGGAGGGCAAGGTGTTGGCCGGTACATGGAGCTGCTGGACAGGCGTGTGCATCATGGGTCTCACGCTCGACGAGCTGGCCAAAGTCGCCCAGACCAACACGAGCCGGAAAGTCACGGTCTTACGCGATCTCAGCGAGAACCAGTTTCTGGAGCATCTCCGTCGCGCCAACGATCCGGGCCGACGCTACATCGTGAATTTCGATCGCGCTCGAATTTTTGGTGCTGGTAGCGGACATCACTCCCCAATTGGGGGCTATTTCGAAGCCGAGGACCTCGTTTTCGTGCTCGATGTCAATTTCAACTTCCAGCCATGGCTGGTCGAGCGGAAGCGGCTGTTCGACGCTGTAAATACGCTCGACGGCGATAAGAAGCGGGGGCTGCTGTTGATAGAGTAA
- a CDS encoding DUF2934 domain-containing protein, producing MRIRAYELWRAPGEPSEDVDAFWYEAEKQLLTGRSQPDELPPGMTDNLPV from the coding sequence ATTCGTATTCGCGCCTACGAGCTTTGGCGTGCTCCGGGCGAGCCAAGCGAGGACGTGGATGCCTTCTGGTATGAAGCCGAGAAGCAGCTTCTGACGGGACGGTCGCAGCCAGATGAGCTGCCGCCCGGCATGACCGACAATTTGCCGGTCTAG
- a CDS encoding adenylate/guanylate cyclase domain-containing protein, producing the protein MTEQRVQRRLAAILAADVVGYSALMQRAEEATYAEFERLKRELIEPSLSRHDGRLIKTTGDGALAEFASPLAAVRCATEMQDHLAEGSGPFKLRIGLNLGDVIVGQDGDLYGDGINIAVRLEGIADPGGILMSEKVYSEVEGKLDVGFEDRGEQQLKNIAKPVRAYAVRAGASSALTERLSAAPPLPAKPSIAVLPFENMSGDPEQEYFADGMVEEITTALSRFKWLFVIARNSSFTYKGKAVNVKQVGHELGVRYILEGSVRKAAGKVRIAGQLIDAITGTHIWADRFERDLTDIFALQDDVALAVVSAVQPKMLQTEIATAARRRPENLTAYDFFLRSMQQYYLTTRESLAEAIKLAHRALELDPRFSSAAALAGDCHASNVALGYANNPEFDAKEAIRLARLALSLDDGDPDTLSRVAVVSACVVGDSEAEIEMADRAVALNPNSWRTWNNRGWVYTMAGLPEEAIRSFERAIRMSPLDPLLHMTFLGIGHALVGLRRFDEAIIVLKKALRQNPSFMPACRGLASAFAHLGRDAEAHAAAARVLEIDPTFTISGHIARVPKSAKMFIEGLRKAGLPE; encoded by the coding sequence GTGACCGAGCAGCGGGTTCAGAGGCGACTAGCGGCGATCTTGGCCGCCGACGTGGTTGGTTACTCTGCGTTGATGCAACGCGCTGAGGAGGCCACCTACGCCGAGTTCGAGCGGCTCAAGCGAGAATTGATCGAGCCTAGCCTCTCCCGCCACGACGGGCGACTGATCAAGACAACGGGTGATGGCGCGCTCGCCGAATTCGCGAGTCCCTTAGCCGCCGTGAGATGCGCGACTGAGATGCAGGATCATCTCGCCGAGGGGAGCGGTCCATTCAAGCTACGCATCGGGCTCAACCTTGGTGACGTGATCGTTGGGCAGGACGGCGACCTCTATGGCGACGGGATCAACATCGCTGTCCGGCTGGAGGGGATCGCCGATCCGGGCGGCATCCTGATGTCCGAAAAGGTCTATAGCGAAGTCGAAGGCAAGCTGGACGTTGGCTTCGAGGATCGCGGCGAGCAGCAGCTCAAGAACATCGCCAAGCCGGTCCGCGCTTACGCTGTCCGTGCTGGAGCGTCTAGCGCGCTGACCGAGAGACTAAGCGCGGCCCCGCCACTTCCAGCCAAGCCATCCATCGCCGTGCTGCCGTTCGAGAACATGAGCGGCGATCCCGAACAGGAATACTTCGCGGACGGAATGGTTGAGGAGATCACCACCGCGCTTTCGCGGTTCAAATGGTTGTTCGTGATCGCCCGCAATTCCAGCTTTACCTACAAGGGCAAGGCGGTGAACGTGAAGCAGGTCGGGCACGAGCTGGGCGTGCGCTATATCCTTGAGGGGTCTGTGCGCAAGGCTGCCGGGAAAGTTCGCATCGCCGGACAGTTGATCGACGCGATTACAGGGACGCACATCTGGGCGGACAGATTCGAGCGTGATCTGACGGACATTTTCGCTCTCCAAGACGACGTTGCGCTCGCCGTTGTCTCGGCCGTTCAGCCAAAGATGCTTCAAACAGAGATTGCAACGGCTGCGCGGCGGCGACCAGAGAACCTCACTGCCTATGATTTTTTTCTCCGATCCATGCAACAGTATTACCTGACGACCCGCGAAAGTTTGGCCGAGGCGATTAAGCTTGCTCATCGCGCTTTGGAGCTAGACCCGAGGTTCAGCTCTGCAGCGGCTCTGGCAGGTGACTGTCACGCGAGCAACGTCGCTTTAGGCTATGCCAACAATCCCGAGTTCGACGCCAAGGAAGCAATTCGGCTTGCTCGTTTGGCATTGAGCCTCGATGATGGTGATCCGGACACGTTGTCAAGGGTTGCCGTAGTCTCGGCGTGTGTGGTCGGCGATAGTGAAGCCGAAATCGAAATGGCTGACCGGGCGGTCGCGCTCAACCCGAATTCATGGCGCACTTGGAACAATAGAGGCTGGGTCTATACAATGGCGGGGCTGCCCGAAGAGGCTATTCGAAGCTTTGAACGTGCCATTCGCATGAGCCCATTAGACCCGCTGCTGCATATGACGTTTCTGGGCATTGGGCATGCTCTTGTGGGCCTTCGCCGGTTTGACGAGGCGATCATTGTATTGAAGAAAGCCCTTCGTCAGAATCCTTCCTTTATGCCAGCTTGCCGCGGACTGGCGTCTGCCTTCGCCCATCTCGGACGCGACGCTGAGGCGCACGCCGCAGCGGCGCGTGTGCTTGAGATCGATCCAACCTTTACAATATCGGGGCATATCGCCCGGGTCCCCAAAAGCGCAAAGATGTTTATTGAGGGTCTCCGCAAAGCGGGGTTACCCGAATGA
- a CDS encoding methyltransferase, with protein MTSNPWLTLLGLINGFQVTQAIHVASTLRIADHLKGDSRSAEELAPLTQSHPGALYRLLRALAAVGVFEEDEDRRFALTPMGDCLRTDSATPIGAWAECVGSPYVWSTWGHLLHSIRTGENAFQSLNGKDIWNYRAERPEESAVFDRAMTEFSRGGAEAVIGAYDFSAFHHVVDVGGGRGLMLAAILTAHPRMQGTLFDQPGVIAGAEAVLEAHGVVDRCRMVSGSFFESVPEGGDAYVMRVVIHDWDDDEAIAILKACRRAMRETAKLVLIERIIAPANEVPATKFMDLHMLALPGGRERTRDEFSDLLAKSGFELTRVVPAGRINVIEARPY; from the coding sequence GTGACATCCAACCCTTGGCTCACTCTCCTCGGACTGATCAACGGCTTCCAGGTCACACAGGCAATTCATGTCGCGTCAACTCTTCGTATCGCAGACCATCTGAAAGGCGACTCTCGTTCGGCAGAGGAGTTGGCGCCCTTAACGCAAAGCCATCCAGGCGCTCTCTACCGACTGCTGCGGGCGCTCGCCGCAGTGGGCGTTTTTGAGGAAGATGAAGACCGAAGGTTTGCGCTGACACCAATGGGAGATTGTTTGCGCACTGACTCCGCGACACCGATCGGCGCGTGGGCGGAGTGCGTCGGAAGTCCCTACGTTTGGAGCACATGGGGCCATCTGCTGCACAGCATTCGAACCGGCGAGAATGCCTTTCAAAGTCTCAACGGTAAGGACATTTGGAATTATCGCGCCGAACGTCCGGAGGAGAGCGCGGTCTTCGATCGCGCTATGACGGAGTTTTCGCGCGGCGGCGCTGAAGCCGTTATCGGCGCGTATGATTTCTCCGCTTTCCATCATGTTGTGGATGTGGGTGGCGGACGCGGTTTAATGCTGGCAGCCATTCTGACCGCTCATCCCAGGATGCAGGGCACGTTGTTTGATCAGCCAGGGGTCATTGCCGGAGCCGAGGCGGTTCTGGAAGCGCACGGCGTCGTCGACCGTTGCCGAATGGTGAGCGGAAGTTTCTTCGAATCGGTACCTGAAGGCGGAGATGCCTACGTCATGCGGGTAGTAATCCACGATTGGGACGACGACGAAGCGATCGCCATTTTGAAGGCGTGCCGGCGTGCGATGCGGGAGACGGCGAAGTTGGTTCTCATCGAGCGAATTATCGCGCCTGCGAACGAAGTACCGGCGACAAAATTCATGGACCTCCACATGTTGGCTTTGCCCGGTGGGCGGGAGCGGACCCGCGACGAGTTCTCTGACCTGCTTGCCAAATCTGGCTTCGAGCTGACGCGCGTTGTGCCAGCGGGTAGAATCAACGTCATCGAGGCCCGGCCATATTGA
- a CDS encoding AraC family transcriptional regulator → MDLLEYPLSRSPVVRTRDPETMRNALFTVYGATGFAVAKPADFEGVANYLLLSKIGLGFCGYGAKTVVEFPEGDFARLQIGLKGKAGVILGSTATIPVNEQQPGITPPGQPTTIVFEPGFEQLILRIKTGALENALTTLLGAKPRGSLVFDPTAPPKPPTAQLLRELIMFLANQLNSMAAQLPKSMLQELEQALIVSFLSAHRHNFTELLESSATEPAPLVVRLAEEYVEANWARAITIEELASQTNTSIRSLYAAFKKYRGYSPMRFAKTVRLRRARQMLLEGNPKTSVSQIAFKCGFGNLGHFAGDFRQMFGELPSEVFARAQRAR, encoded by the coding sequence ATGGATCTTCTTGAATACCCGCTCAGTCGATCTCCGGTCGTTCGCACCCGCGATCCGGAGACGATGAGGAATGCGCTGTTTACGGTGTATGGGGCAACTGGATTTGCGGTCGCTAAACCAGCCGACTTCGAAGGAGTGGCAAATTACCTACTATTGTCCAAGATCGGGCTTGGCTTTTGTGGATATGGTGCGAAGACAGTCGTCGAGTTTCCTGAAGGCGATTTCGCAAGATTACAAATCGGCCTCAAGGGGAAAGCAGGGGTCATTTTAGGCAGCACCGCGACGATCCCCGTGAATGAGCAGCAGCCCGGCATTACGCCGCCGGGACAGCCAACAACCATTGTGTTTGAACCTGGGTTCGAGCAGCTGATCCTTCGCATAAAAACCGGGGCGCTGGAGAACGCTTTAACAACACTGCTCGGCGCAAAACCTCGGGGATCGCTGGTGTTCGACCCGACGGCGCCTCCGAAGCCGCCGACTGCTCAGCTGTTGCGTGAGCTGATCATGTTCCTAGCCAATCAGCTAAATTCAATGGCAGCGCAGTTGCCCAAGTCGATGCTCCAAGAGCTTGAGCAAGCGCTAATCGTCTCGTTTCTCTCGGCTCACCGGCACAACTTCACCGAACTGTTGGAGAGTTCCGCCACGGAACCGGCGCCGCTCGTAGTCCGCTTGGCTGAAGAATACGTCGAAGCAAATTGGGCTCGCGCTATTACCATTGAGGAGCTGGCATCACAGACGAACACCAGCATCCGTAGCCTCTACGCGGCTTTCAAGAAATACCGCGGGTACTCGCCGATGAGATTTGCAAAAACCGTGCGCTTGCGACGTGCAAGGCAGATGCTCCTGGAAGGGAATCCGAAAACTTCCGTTTCCCAAATCGCTTTCAAATGCGGTTTCGGCAATCTGGGCCATTTCGCCGGTGATTTCCGGCAAATGTTCGGAGAGCTTCCCTCCGAAGTTTTCGCGCGAGCACAGCGAGCGAGGTAG
- a CDS encoding M23 family metallopeptidase, with the protein MSSRMSCAGLLHRAFAALVLVGAGFHADAQSIQLALPIACEPGRTCYIQNYTDLDPSRSARDYKCGTLTYDEHNGTDFRLPSLAVQKAGVEVRAAAGGSILRIRNDAPDGTFTKLGREAVREAECGNGVVIEHPEQWETQYCHLAAGSVLVKLGDKVELGQPIGRVGLSGLTEYPHLHFTVRHNGVVVDPFAYGVRPESCQGGQSLWLTALRSKLEYQERAILNAGFTTGPVTMELIEDGSAERQMPSASSMAIVAFVRAIGLKAGDAQWLVIKDPLENVIAETRSAPLQANKAQFMLFAGKKRPPGGWERGSYKATYVVERDGQVVLRKDLELML; encoded by the coding sequence ATGTCGAGTCGCATGAGCTGCGCAGGTTTGCTCCACCGGGCGTTTGCCGCCCTCGTATTGGTTGGGGCCGGCTTCCATGCCGATGCCCAGAGCATTCAATTGGCGCTTCCTATTGCCTGCGAGCCTGGCCGTACCTGCTACATCCAGAATTACACGGATCTCGATCCGTCTCGGTCGGCGCGAGATTACAAGTGCGGCACGCTGACTTATGACGAACACAACGGCACCGACTTTCGCTTGCCCTCACTGGCAGTGCAAAAGGCCGGCGTGGAAGTGCGCGCAGCGGCAGGCGGCAGCATTCTTCGTATCCGCAATGACGCTCCAGACGGGACTTTTACAAAATTGGGGCGCGAAGCGGTGCGCGAGGCCGAATGCGGCAATGGCGTCGTCATCGAACACCCGGAGCAGTGGGAAACCCAGTACTGCCACCTGGCCGCCGGAAGTGTGTTGGTCAAACTTGGAGACAAGGTCGAACTTGGACAGCCGATCGGCCGTGTAGGTCTCTCCGGCCTCACGGAGTATCCTCACCTGCATTTCACCGTGAGGCACAATGGCGTGGTCGTCGATCCCTTTGCGTATGGCGTTCGTCCCGAGTCTTGCCAAGGCGGTCAATCCCTCTGGCTTACTGCCTTGCGCTCGAAACTCGAGTATCAGGAACGAGCCATCCTCAATGCGGGCTTTACGACGGGTCCGGTCACGATGGAGCTCATCGAGGACGGCAGTGCCGAGAGGCAAATGCCGTCTGCCAGTTCGATGGCGATCGTCGCATTCGTGCGGGCTATCGGGCTCAAGGCAGGCGATGCGCAATGGCTGGTCATCAAGGATCCTCTCGAGAACGTCATTGCGGAAACTCGGTCTGCGCCACTTCAGGCCAACAAGGCGCAATTCATGCTCTTTGCGGGGAAGAAGCGACCTCCTGGGGGGTGGGAACGCGGGTCCTACAAGGCCACTTATGTTGTCGAGCGCGATGGCCAGGTCGTGCTCAGGAAAGACCTGGAGCTCATGCTCTAG
- a CDS encoding helix-turn-helix transcriptional regulator — protein MEYFAKAMAELLGCRSCYVAMISSSGLEEVRIGDAPTDPSCTTVVERIARTGTPEDVASLEPINSRTSFVRKLIGAEPPVKSHSVIGRFASDERATVVFVAGWRPAALAAAEIPGLAHTVRPLWKAAHSLARQTPEHVDAQLWLEELTFPAIVADQSLHIYAVNRGGRVLLAKRQLLRMDGGRLAGSCGSVTESLREAVGKVLIESGTHGWFNTTVPLSMDRQQFAFAKIGAVPTHDKLGQALIVVPQFDDVQGAHCIASAFGLNWAEERIVTRILQFHCPRDIGAELRLTEATVRTYTKRIMLKLGINRQSEFFLLYHLTQSPFGAGRRENSVSRPAFDCQLDEEGPMRLRRAGKRSPD, from the coding sequence ATGGAATATTTCGCGAAGGCCATGGCGGAATTGCTCGGTTGCCGGAGCTGCTACGTAGCCATGATATCCTCCTCCGGGCTTGAAGAAGTCAGAATCGGAGACGCCCCAACCGACCCGTCATGCACGACGGTGGTTGAGCGAATTGCGCGCACGGGCACCCCTGAGGACGTCGCCTCGCTCGAGCCGATCAATTCCCGGACCTCGTTCGTCCGCAAGTTGATCGGTGCGGAACCCCCGGTAAAGAGTCATTCAGTCATTGGCAGGTTTGCTTCCGATGAGCGAGCCACGGTCGTATTCGTGGCCGGATGGCGACCGGCCGCGCTTGCGGCAGCCGAGATTCCCGGTTTGGCGCATACCGTGCGCCCGTTATGGAAGGCCGCTCATTCACTTGCCCGGCAAACGCCGGAGCATGTCGATGCGCAACTCTGGCTCGAAGAGCTGACCTTTCCCGCCATCGTCGCGGACCAGAGTCTGCACATTTACGCAGTCAATCGTGGTGGACGAGTACTGCTTGCCAAGCGCCAGCTGCTAAGGATGGACGGAGGCAGGCTCGCGGGCTCATGCGGTTCCGTGACCGAGAGCTTGCGGGAGGCAGTCGGGAAGGTGCTGATCGAGAGCGGGACTCATGGATGGTTCAATACCACGGTACCGCTCTCGATGGATCGTCAGCAGTTCGCCTTCGCCAAGATCGGCGCTGTTCCAACGCATGACAAGCTGGGACAGGCCCTCATTGTCGTGCCGCAATTCGACGACGTGCAGGGCGCGCACTGCATTGCATCTGCCTTCGGATTGAACTGGGCCGAGGAAAGAATCGTCACCCGGATTCTTCAATTCCATTGCCCTCGCGATATTGGAGCCGAGCTTCGGCTGACCGAGGCAACGGTGCGAACCTACACCAAGAGGATCATGCTCAAATTAGGGATCAATCGACAGTCGGAATTCTTTCTTCTGTATCATCTCACCCAGTCGCCTTTTGGCGCTGGCAGGCGGGAGAACTCGGTGAGCCGGCCGGCCTTCGACTGTCAATTGGACGAAGAGGGTCCGATGAGATTGCGGAGGGCTGGCAAGCGTTCGCCTGACTGA
- a CDS encoding HlyD family type I secretion periplasmic adaptor subunit, translating to MTQTGHASAMSAPVAGRSKTWPTEQPRSDMRRIIAWGCVLLVLQFCGFGLWATTVPLRGAVVAPGFIKVHSKRKAVQHLEGGIIKSIYVRENDHVEAGQLIARLDTAQIEATLGSLETKFFADLAMEARLAAEQDAAKSIRFPDELRESATRLSARIAIQTQEAEFAARLAAIENERKVIDQQMLQNADAIRGLESNTQGLEQQLKLLREEIADTSYLLAKGLARKPRVLALQRAEAEAAGQVDRNAASISEMQGKISELQDRRRQLGFNQNQDIAKQRHATSEEIGDLRHRIAALRAQLVRSELRAPESGRIVGLNSRDLNAVLGPRETLLEIVPTQDRLVIEATLKPADREEVYVGQMTRVRVHALNVRRRPMLEGRVVGVAADALTDTRSGESSYLAEVELDPNAPTASYISTLMPGMPVEIFVETGERTFAEYLLQPMTLRINRAFREN from the coding sequence ATGACGCAGACCGGTCATGCCTCCGCGATGTCCGCGCCTGTTGCCGGCCGGTCGAAGACGTGGCCGACGGAGCAACCGCGATCCGACATGCGACGGATCATCGCCTGGGGTTGTGTATTGCTCGTCCTGCAATTTTGCGGCTTCGGATTGTGGGCAACCACGGTTCCGCTCCGCGGCGCCGTCGTGGCACCGGGATTCATCAAGGTCCATTCAAAGCGCAAGGCGGTGCAACATCTGGAAGGCGGAATCATCAAATCGATCTATGTCCGGGAGAACGATCACGTCGAAGCCGGTCAACTCATTGCACGGCTCGACACCGCGCAGATCGAAGCGACCCTTGGTTCCCTCGAAACGAAGTTCTTTGCCGACCTGGCGATGGAGGCCCGGCTGGCGGCGGAGCAAGACGCCGCCAAGTCAATCCGGTTTCCGGACGAATTGCGGGAAAGTGCGACCCGTCTCTCCGCACGTATCGCCATTCAAACCCAGGAGGCTGAATTTGCCGCGCGACTGGCCGCGATTGAAAACGAGCGCAAGGTGATCGATCAGCAGATGCTCCAAAACGCGGACGCCATCCGCGGCCTGGAGAGCAACACTCAAGGACTTGAACAGCAACTCAAACTTTTGCGAGAAGAGATAGCCGACACGAGCTATCTCCTCGCAAAGGGCCTCGCCCGGAAACCACGTGTGTTGGCGTTGCAACGCGCGGAAGCCGAGGCTGCCGGACAGGTCGATCGCAATGCCGCATCAATTTCGGAGATGCAGGGCAAGATCTCGGAGTTGCAGGACAGACGCCGGCAACTAGGGTTCAACCAAAATCAGGATATCGCCAAGCAGCGGCATGCGACGAGCGAGGAAATCGGTGACCTCAGACATCGAATTGCCGCGTTGCGTGCCCAGCTTGTCCGGTCCGAATTGCGTGCCCCGGAAAGTGGAAGGATCGTCGGCCTCAACAGCAGGGACCTCAATGCCGTGCTTGGACCTCGGGAAACCCTTTTGGAAATCGTTCCGACGCAAGATCGGCTTGTCATCGAGGCGACATTGAAGCCTGCCGATCGGGAAGAGGTCTATGTCGGACAGATGACGCGTGTGCGGGTTCACGCGCTGAACGTTCGTCGCCGGCCGATGCTCGAGGGAAGGGTCGTCGGCGTTGCGGCAGACGCGCTGACCGACACCCGTTCCGGCGAGAGCTCCTATTTGGCCGAGGTTGAGCTGGACCCCAACGCGCCGACAGCCTCCTACATCTCCACATTGATGCCTGGAATGCCTGTCGAGATATTTGTCGAGACGGGGGAACGAACCTTTGCGGAATATCTTTTGCAGCCGATGACGCTACGGATCAACCGTGCGTTCAGGGAGAATTAG
- a CDS encoding type I secretion system permease/ATPase → MWIVCFSVSVNLLLLVVPFYSIEVFDRVLSSGSVETLVGLTVIAVGALAFSAAFDTFRNRLLSRFAVGFEHCLAPIILEGSITGAAPGDCRQHDLVKLRELRSFLSSGTVTSLIDAPFLPVFILILFFLHPWYGVIALIGVGVLLAMGVASHWIARGEIAQASQAALKTQALLDGIVRHSSVVRAMGWTRGAIRAFMSLNDEALSPVVRASERIYTISAAARTVRTILQIAAIGCGAWLVLQNEVLSGSLIASSILIARTLQPMEGLVSAWRALASAQDAWTQVCNAAMPVLARPRKTLLPPPSGILQVERVTFRIGGTQRPILAGISFQCRPSELIVVIGPTGAGKSTLLRLMAGLERPTSGTIRLDHAALHTWDPDQLGQFVGYLPQDVQLLDGTVAEAIAGFDECARDEAIVAAAMLAQAHEMILSLPAGYQTEIGRDGCRLSGGQRQRLGLARAFFGDRKLILLDEPNANLDPDGEEALCSAIQSAKARGAASVIVTHRPRLLTIADAVLLLRDGNQIAFGPPYEVLRTQRPAPVPGSPGPPRNVEPQRLPGRRVIP, encoded by the coding sequence GTGTGGATCGTGTGTTTCAGTGTGTCCGTAAACCTGCTGCTGCTGGTCGTACCTTTCTATTCCATCGAAGTGTTCGACCGCGTGCTCAGCAGCGGAAGCGTCGAGACGCTTGTCGGCCTGACCGTCATCGCCGTCGGCGCTCTCGCCTTCAGCGCCGCCTTCGACACGTTTCGTAACCGTCTGTTGAGCCGGTTCGCGGTCGGGTTCGAGCACTGCCTCGCTCCGATCATCCTTGAAGGTAGCATCACCGGCGCGGCGCCGGGCGACTGCCGGCAGCACGATCTCGTCAAGCTTCGCGAGTTGAGAAGTTTCCTGTCGAGCGGAACGGTCACATCGCTGATAGATGCTCCATTCCTCCCGGTGTTTATTCTCATCCTGTTCTTCCTGCACCCCTGGTATGGCGTCATAGCCCTGATCGGGGTTGGGGTCCTGCTGGCGATGGGTGTTGCAAGCCACTGGATCGCGCGCGGGGAAATTGCGCAGGCTTCGCAGGCCGCGTTGAAGACGCAGGCGTTGCTCGATGGAATCGTCCGGCACTCCAGCGTGGTGCGGGCGATGGGCTGGACCCGGGGCGCCATCCGCGCGTTCATGAGCCTCAATGACGAAGCCCTGTCTCCGGTGGTGCGGGCCAGCGAACGCATCTACACGATTAGCGCCGCCGCGCGAACGGTCAGGACCATCCTGCAGATTGCCGCGATCGGCTGTGGTGCCTGGCTCGTGCTCCAGAACGAGGTGCTGTCCGGCAGTCTGATCGCGAGCTCGATCCTGATAGCGCGCACATTGCAGCCCATGGAAGGGTTAGTCTCGGCCTGGCGCGCGCTGGCATCTGCGCAGGACGCCTGGACGCAAGTCTGCAACGCCGCGATGCCGGTGCTTGCGCGTCCGCGGAAGACGTTGCTTCCGCCGCCATCCGGCATCCTCCAGGTCGAACGGGTGACATTCCGGATTGGCGGGACGCAGCGTCCCATTCTCGCGGGCATATCCTTTCAATGCCGTCCGTCCGAACTTATCGTCGTGATCGGACCGACCGGTGCTGGAAAATCCACATTGCTGCGCTTGATGGCAGGCCTCGAGCGGCCGACCAGCGGTACGATCCGGTTGGACCACGCAGCACTCCATACCTGGGATCCCGACCAGCTTGGGCAATTCGTCGGCTATCTCCCCCAGGACGTGCAGCTCCTGGATGGAACGGTGGCCGAAGCCATTGCCGGGTTTGATGAATGCGCACGGGACGAGGCCATCGTCGCGGCGGCCATGCTCGCGCAGGCGCATGAGATGATCCTGTCTCTTCCGGCCGGCTACCAGACCGAGATCGGCCGCGACGGCTGCAGGCTATCCGGGGGCCAGCGTCAGCGCCTTGGTCTTGCACGCGCTTTCTTCGGCGATCGCAAATTGATCCTGCTGGATGAGCCCAATGCTAATCTCGACCCGGACGGCGAAGAAGCGTTGTGCTCCGCCATTCAATCGGCCAAAGCGCGCGGCGCAGCGTCGGTGATCGTCACCCACCGGCCGCGGCTGTTGACCATCGCCGATGCCGTGCTGCTGTTGCGGGACGGCAACCAGATCGCCTTCGGACCGCCATATGAGGTTCTTCGTACCCAGCGGCCGGCACCGGTACCGGGTTCGCCAGGGCCCCCTCGCAATGTCGAACCTCAGAGGCTGCCAGGCAGGAGGGTCATTCCATGA